A stretch of Thermococcus bergensis DNA encodes these proteins:
- the ppcA gene encoding phosphoenolpyruvate carboxylase — MIPRTMSTQHPDNVFIPFFAHEAALGGEDEVVEAFYAFSVLGVDEQMWDFEGKEVDEFVVKKLLEKYGSFFRKRKLGKDFRITPRVPNPSVEKAEAKLLLETLESIPRSADYAKLFYGEEIAPIFEVILPMTTSSEEIERVYELYRRYIIGKQYKRVYDVKIYEWIGEFYPEEINIIPLFETKEAILNSHEILEEYLTGKNFEYQRVFLARSDPAMNYGLISAVMYDKYALFKLQELEEELSIPIYPIIGVGGVPFRGHFTPKNVDAVMEEYPSAQTFTVQSSFKYDNEPKEVIKAIEKVKGTKRKETPAIDERIFGILDKYEEEYTKELKILAPYIREVAKAVPSRRKRKLHIGLFGYSREVNGEALPRAIKFTASLYSLGIPPEILGLRALSEKELETICEHYRGLYNDISFALRFFNPKAASHFKFLEDIAKMQKEMGIERNEKHLEITTQILNGKIEESLVVEAAGIRGFLG, encoded by the coding sequence ATGATACCAAGAACTATGAGTACTCAGCATCCCGACAATGTATTCATACCTTTTTTTGCTCATGAGGCTGCCCTTGGAGGAGAGGATGAAGTGGTTGAAGCGTTCTATGCTTTCAGCGTTCTTGGAGTAGACGAGCAGATGTGGGATTTCGAAGGAAAGGAGGTTGACGAATTCGTTGTAAAGAAATTACTGGAAAAATATGGAAGCTTTTTCAGAAAAAGAAAGCTTGGCAAGGACTTTAGGATCACACCCCGTGTGCCAAATCCAAGTGTGGAGAAAGCAGAGGCAAAGCTTTTGCTTGAAACGCTTGAAAGTATTCCCAGATCCGCCGACTATGCAAAGTTATTTTACGGAGAGGAAATCGCTCCAATTTTTGAAGTTATATTACCCATGACAACTTCTTCTGAAGAAATCGAAAGGGTGTACGAGCTTTACAGAAGGTATATCATAGGAAAGCAGTACAAAAGGGTGTACGACGTTAAAATCTACGAGTGGATTGGAGAATTTTATCCAGAAGAGATAAACATAATTCCCTTATTCGAGACAAAAGAAGCCATTCTGAACTCCCACGAAATCCTGGAGGAATATCTAACCGGAAAAAACTTTGAGTACCAGAGGGTATTTTTGGCCAGAAGCGACCCTGCAATGAACTATGGTCTCATAAGTGCGGTAATGTATGACAAATATGCTTTATTCAAACTCCAAGAACTTGAAGAAGAACTAAGCATCCCCATATATCCAATAATCGGTGTCGGTGGAGTCCCTTTTAGGGGACATTTCACACCCAAGAATGTTGATGCAGTAATGGAAGAATATCCCAGCGCCCAGACCTTTACTGTCCAAAGCTCATTTAAATATGATAATGAGCCTAAAGAAGTTATCAAAGCTATTGAAAAGGTAAAAGGTACAAAAAGAAAAGAAACGCCAGCAATTGATGAGAGAATATTTGGGATACTCGACAAATATGAAGAAGAATACACCAAGGAACTTAAGATTCTCGCCCCATATATACGAGAGGTTGCAAAGGCTGTTCCCTCAAGAAGGAAAAGGAAGCTTCACATAGGGCTCTTTGGGTATTCAAGAGAGGTCAATGGAGAAGCCCTTCCGAGGGCTATAAAGTTCACGGCATCTCTGTACTCTCTCGGAATACCTCCAGAAATCCTAGGATTAAGAGCGCTAAGTGAAAAGGAGCTGGAGACAATATGTGAACACTACAGGGGGCTTTATAATGATATATCTTTTGCGTTAAGATTTTTTAATCCAAAAGCGGCTTCCCATTTCAAATTTTTGGAAGATATAGCTAAAATGCAAAAAGAAATGGGCATAGAAAGGAACGAAAAACATCTGGAAATCACCACTCAGATACTGAATGGAAAAATTGAAGAGAGCCTTGTGGTAGAGGCGGCTGGTATCAGAGGATTTCTCGGCTGA
- a CDS encoding DUF3213 domain-containing protein codes for MMRLDIKFGKITPDEAREMQYKLSLDAAVYRVFLNGYSKYGYVVFDNSKLPKEKLLEMLKPFEPEVISEKELTLQELVENSLSRKNIISA; via the coding sequence ATGATGAGGTTAGATATAAAATTCGGCAAAATAACTCCCGATGAAGCGAGGGAGATGCAGTACAAGCTTTCACTCGATGCAGCTGTCTATAGGGTCTTCCTCAACGGGTACTCCAAGTACGGGTATGTGGTATTCGATAACTCCAAACTTCCAAAAGAAAAGCTCTTGGAGATGCTTAAGCCCTTTGAGCCGGAAGTCATTAGCGAAAAGGAGCTAACCCTTCAAGAGCTTGTTGAAAACAGCTTGAGCCGGAAGAATATAATTTCAGCGTAA
- a CDS encoding DUF2139 domain-containing protein — translation MVIFVRILKHLNRFPPRYGPEWGSGGIFGLRYHNGVLYFTVAFEAQAHFIREDSKKVYEFDLVGEGPTSGGDTYNAVETVDEFIYFGGWVHAPAVYEGKNEKSTISFVNKYSHVHEYDTENDEVRLLWKDSIHHKTDWAGEVSDIIYDPYEDKLLIAREDGHAHLGIYELDRKTGEAELLNENPSLKGTLVHDTVFFGVGKNFDWGVRELHAFDLITRKWEAFPVAVSSVDGNPPVRPVLGDMESAYNRVFAFVRGGMFVGNPLNGEEMTFFRLLDFPSFYTPMRTNALPMGGGILIAYNAHHDAIYRPMNEGSRVMAEFTNTINAPSLLLYVAPPMVKVVGAFGARITSIEKAFGKILLGTNTTPNTGALEATPFDTGNKDIVVLDEDVIHRKPPALSISLKTAALAKVGELFGAKAFGGVPLDGYGEPKLIVNSSKDNKLTVYEYDLSLPPERACEESIGIKRGRNIVDLSSFSGIVSFKLEEPDIAGKIKIKLL, via the coding sequence ATGGTGATATTCGTGAGAATCCTAAAACATCTAAACAGGTTTCCACCTCGTTATGGTCCCGAATGGGGAAGTGGTGGAATATTTGGTTTGAGGTATCACAACGGCGTTTTGTACTTCACGGTGGCATTTGAGGCTCAGGCGCATTTTATACGGGAAGACTCAAAGAAGGTGTACGAGTTTGACCTCGTTGGTGAAGGACCAACTTCGGGAGGAGACACCTACAATGCGGTTGAGACTGTTGATGAGTTTATTTACTTTGGGGGCTGGGTTCATGCCCCGGCAGTCTATGAAGGAAAGAACGAGAAATCGACAATAAGTTTTGTCAACAAATACTCTCACGTTCACGAATACGATACAGAAAACGACGAAGTAAGGCTTCTGTGGAAAGACTCTATCCACCACAAAACAGATTGGGCGGGAGAAGTGAGCGATATAATCTACGACCCCTATGAGGACAAGCTCCTTATAGCAAGGGAAGATGGGCATGCACACCTCGGCATATACGAACTTGACAGGAAAACGGGGGAGGCAGAGCTTCTCAATGAAAATCCAAGTCTTAAGGGGACTCTTGTACATGACACCGTCTTCTTCGGAGTTGGAAAGAACTTTGATTGGGGAGTGAGAGAGCTGCATGCATTTGATCTAATTACAAGAAAATGGGAAGCTTTTCCAGTAGCTGTGAGTTCTGTAGACGGAAATCCTCCCGTGAGGCCAGTTCTGGGTGACATGGAGAGTGCATACAACAGGGTTTTTGCCTTTGTGAGGGGAGGAATGTTTGTGGGCAATCCCCTTAACGGTGAGGAGATGACATTCTTTAGGTTGCTGGACTTTCCAAGCTTCTATACCCCTATGAGAACAAACGCTCTCCCAATGGGGGGAGGGATACTGATAGCTTACAATGCCCATCATGATGCGATCTACAGGCCAATGAATGAGGGAAGTAGGGTTATGGCAGAATTTACAAACACCATAAACGCTCCTTCCCTGCTCCTTTATGTAGCCCCTCCAATGGTTAAGGTTGTGGGAGCTTTCGGTGCGAGAATAACGAGCATAGAGAAAGCCTTCGGAAAGATACTCCTCGGAACAAACACCACCCCTAACACGGGGGCTTTAGAGGCTACGCCATTTGATACCGGCAACAAGGATATCGTTGTTCTCGACGAAGATGTAATCCATAGAAAGCCTCCAGCTCTTAGTATCTCCCTCAAAACTGCCGCTCTGGCAAAAGTAGGTGAGCTCTTTGGAGCAAAAGCCTTTGGAGGCGTACCCCTCGATGGGTACGGGGAACCAAAGCTGATAGTAAACTCAAGCAAGGACAATAAATTGACCGTATATGAGTACGACCTTTCCCTTCCTCCCGAGAGGGCTTGTGAAGAGTCCATCGGGATAAAAAGAGGCAGAAACATCGTTGACTTATCTTCTTTCAGCGGCATAGTTTCGTTTAAACTTGAAGAACCCGACATTGCAGGAAAAATAAAAATAAAGCTCCTCTAG